Sequence from the Alkalibacter saccharofermentans DSM 14828 genome:
TGGAACATCTGCTACCATACGACCAAACAATGCTATGTCAACTCCAGGTAATTCTTTCAAAGCGCCCTTTAATTTTTCCTTATCCTTTTTTGATGGTTTTTCACCTGCCACCTCAGGATTTTCCATTGCTAATTTAGCTATAGATTTGGCCTGCGCCATGCTTATGAAGAACAATGAATCAGTTCCCTTGTCAACAGACTTTATTTTCAACCCCGCATTGATTAAAAGTTGGGTCGCCAATTTTTCTGAATCTCCTTCATAACCTAGATCAGCTATTTGTTTTGCCACCAACTCTACAATTTTTTTTGTTCGAAACCCTAAATCATCAGAGTCGAACAAATTTTTGAACATCAAACGCATAGATCTTTTCCAGCTTTGAGAAGAAACCCTCGCTCGTGTAACTCCACCATAAATCGCAGTTTTGGGACTTCCGGTATCATCTCTGTTGATACAACTTGGGGGGACCGTCTGTAAAATATGCATATCCAAATACAACCTGTTGCTTTTCATCGATTCATCTCTCCTTATTTTTCATTATTTTATTTAAATTCACCTTCTATCTGCATTCTATATAAGTCTTGACCCCATTGCAGACGCACACCATCCCTAAAATCGGGGATTTGAAATAAGTAAATGTCTCTAGCCAATCTTGCGTAGTCCAATGGAATGTCTTTATTTTTCATGAGTTGAACCAAACTTCTTAACTGCCAAATAAATCTTTCCCGAGTATCTGAAGACGCTACTATATGAAATCTTCTCATCACTGAGACTTCGTTGTTTTTATCCTTATCAATAAGTTGTTTAACAGCCAAGCCCAAAGTCTTATCAGTCTTATGCATACATTGATTCTTAATATCCTTACCTTGTTGGTGCAATGCATAAAGACATAAAGCGGTGTGTACTGACCACTCCCCAATGGATGGTTCTTCGCTGATGCTGCTTAATGATACTGGCAATCCATTTAATGTTACATCCCACAACTCAGGTTGGCTTCCTGGTATTTTCCCAATTCCTCGACGAAGTTTGGCAAGTGTAGCTTTAGTCAGAGAATCGTTGTTGTTTGCTTTCAAATAGTTTATCTTTTGTCTTACAAATTCACTCGCTTTCTTGGCTTCACCATACATTAATATTTATCTCCTTTCAATTTCAAAACCTCTTGGCTTGCTGTATTGTATAGAAAACGATTAAACGCCTTTGGTGCTGCATATCTATTTTCTTTTCCATTTTCAATAACAATACGGCCAATAAAAGCTTTAACTCCAGCTTGTTCAACCAACTCATTTCCCAGTCTACGTATTATTCTTCTTTCTTCTTCCCACCATTCATTACAAACATCGTTCATTTCATCATTAATCGGATCTATTTTGCTTAACCATTTACGAAATGGCAAATCCAAACGATAATAACCTTGCTGTTTTGCAAAATCCCTACAATTTCTTACGTTGATATCCCCTTTTGCTTTAGCAACATTTTGAGCAAGTATTCCAACCTGCTGAACAAGCCTGTCTGTAATTTCAATTTCGTCTACAATACGGCTTAACCATTCATTTCCTAGATACGTCAATAAATCAGAGCTAAACGCAATCATATCACTTGACAAATCTTCTACAAAAAAATCTTTGTCAGCATATTTTAACGATACCGTTTGAAATCGAAACAGTGATAATGGAATTATATTTTCCGCTTTTAAACGTGCTATCCAACTGACAACTCCTGGACGTTGTTTCCCTTGTCTTTGGACTGCTATAGTAGAAAAATCCCTCCAAATCTGACGTGCTGGATCATGTCGTTTCGGCTGATATACAGGTGAGTCTGATTCTTTTTTAGCTGTATTTTTCCAAACTGTCATTTGTTCTGCAAAAGCGTTCTCTTTTTGGAAAAATTCTCCTCCAAGCAACGAGAAACCAATTATTTTTTCATCAAGACGCTTTAGTAGCAAGCGCCTAGATTGTATTGTTAACAATTCGGAGGGGTTGTCAGGTATCGATATTTCAACTCTTTCACCTGTTCTCACTGGATTTTCCCATATAGGCGATTCTTTCCCCCACAATTCATTTAATCCATCCTTTAAAAATATCATGTTCAGAAGTAGTGTCTCAAACAAATTATCACCTACAGCAATTATCAATCCTAGTTTCCCTAGCCATCCAGCACCAGGGCTAGGCAATCCTTTCTCTTTAGGTTTAGCAGAAGTATCATCAAAGGAATTTATGTACAAAAGCCATCGCGCTGCTTCTGGATAACTTAGCGCTGTTTTTTCATCACCTGACCTTTGTGGAAATAAACGCAATTTATTGTTGCTCTCTGATAAGATTCCATTTAGTTTTGCAGCAGTGTATTCCGTGGCATTTTCTAAATTTGGCACTTGATAAAAAGGTGCTTCTGGATGAAACAACCAAAAACGATCGCTATACATATTTAGATATTCATTAATAATTGGCACATCTAAAGTTCTTTTATCCCATAAACTCTTCCATCTCCACAGTGCTTCACTTGGGGATTTTATTGGTTCAAACTTGCCACTTAAATCGTATCTACTAAAAACTGCATGTAGTATAGCTAATAACAATCGTAGGACTGCGATATCTTGACTATCCATTTCACCAGCCAATCTTTTCCATTCATGAGCACGCTCGAAAACCGTCACAAGAGACACTTCTTCCTTCTGACCATTATGTTTTATAACGGCAATCCACGGTTCATTCAATAAATTAAATTCTTTTTCCTTCATTCAACCGCTCCTCCTTCTCGTAGTACAATCCATAAGTTTGACTGTAAAACAGAAAATACTCTCCTATTTTAGCTACCAATCTACTATCTAGCACTAAAAACAATTCCCCTGAGAGCCATGGTGAATATAACCACTCTAGAAACTCATTTTGAGCCAATAACTCAAGTTCTTCAATGGTTTTATCAATATTCCATGGTGCACACAATACAGATGGTAATCTAATTCTGCAACGTGCCAATACTTGAGCTGAATACTTATCTAAAACTTCATACTTCGGTAATTCACGACCATTTTCAATCCATGGTAAATATCGAATCCTACCTGAGCTGTCTTTTTGAACAACCAACACCTCAATAGATTCATCTCCATCACGGACCGCAGCTTCACCACTTTTTTCGCCTACATAGGTTTGAAGCCAACTTTTCATATCTCCGTCAACCCAGGGTCTATCTATTCTATAAGAGTTCGCACGTTGAATTTTATCTTGTATTCGTTTTTTGTAATCTGAAAACGCCTTTGTATAATTAGATTTTTCTAAAAAACTTCCCTCTTTTGCATATGTTTTTTGTACCAACTGAGAAATATCATCCGGTAATAATATTTTTGAAGGAATGCAATCACGTGTACGCAAGAGCAAATATTCACCATATACTTTTTCTGTACCTTCTTCAAATTTTCCATCTATAATACCAGTTAAAAAACACCGAGCAACTTTTAACTTTTCGGGTCTCTCTCTCGAGTGCCTGTGCAATCTACCAATACGTTGTAAAATCAAATCCATCGGTGAAATATCAGTAATCAAGACATCAAAATCAATGTCAAGAGACTGTTCAAGCACCTGTGTCCCGACGATAATTCTTTTATAAGGTCGTACTTTTTCTTTGCTTGGTTTCCCAAGTTCTGATATAATAAGTCTCTCCTTCTCCGCACGATCAGGCGCTAAAAACCTAGAATGATAAAGCTTCACAATATTATCGTCGAACTTTTCACTCAGCAATTTTGCAATTTTTTGCGCTCTACTAACTGTGTTTACAATTATACCTGCACAACCTCCATCCGATATCAGGTCGTTCAGCTTTTTAAAAAGATCATTGTCTGACAGATAGTCCACTTGAACGGTTTTTGATTTTTGGTCTATGCCAACATCTATTTGGGAAACATTATTTCCTTCTGTGTATGTTATAATTGGGTAATTAAAACTTGTACTCCACTCAGGCAAACTACTATCCTTAATATTACCTCTATTTAATGGATCTGACTGATTTTTTTTATAGGAGGCCTTATTTAAGTATGCATCGATAACTTCTCTTCGCTTATCTGTAGTTAGCGTAGCAGATAGAACAATTACAGGGACTCTATATGCTCCCAACCAGTTCAAAGCTCTTGATAGATACTGACACATGTACGCATCATAGGCATGACACTCATCAATTATTACAACTTTATTTGCTAAACCCAGATGCCTCAACATCACATGCTTTTGCTTCAAGGCTGCCAGGAGTAGCTGATCGATAGTACCTACAGCAAAGTCGTCAAGCATATTTTTTTTTCGTCCTTCATACCATTCATGAACAAACACACTGCTGCTATCGTTCTCATTTTCTCTAATCTTTTGATATAATTCGTTAAATTCAGCTTTACCATGCATTAAACGAAGTGACTGAAAGTCATCACAATCAAGTTTTTCTACCCATTTTAATATCCGAGGAAAAATCCCATCTGAAGTTGATTGAGTTGGAAGCGCAAAAAAAACTCCTTTTCTTTTACTTTTTGATGCAAATATCTCTGCAGCAACAAGTGCTGCTTCTGTTTTCCCTACACCCATTGGAGCTTCTATTATCATGATCCCAGGAGATTCTATCTTCTTTGATTCGTTTAAAACAGTTGCTTGAAGTTCATTAGGCATAAAATCAAAACGTTGTTGAAAAAAGTCTGTTTGAATCCATTTGCTACCAACTCTCCATGGATCAGTTAACAACAATGTATCCCAAGCATATTCAATTCTTGAGCGAGCATTATAATCATCCAACTCATCAATTCTTATTAGTGGAAAATATTTTTCATTGCTAACAATCCAATCTACCATTATAATCAACCCACTTAGCAATACTTGCGCTGACATTTGAGGACTTGGTAGTTCTTTTATTGATGAAAACCCTGCTAATTCAAGTGAATATTCAATCAATTCTTGTTGAACGTTAGTCCATTGTCTATAACCTTCTTTTCCTAAATGGAAGTTTTCAGCATATATTCCAACTCCACTATTTATTAATATCTCGTTTTCAGGTGGTTTACCGTGATGAGAGCCTGCTACGGACGATATGCTTGTGTTACAACCAAATTGCTCTAATAATTTATATGTTGCTAATGCATGTGGTGTTTTTATTGCTCTTTTAAAATATGCTGAGGGTTTTATAGGTAGCCCTGAATCATATATTTGATTGAAAATAAATGATTCTAATTCACTATGCAGCAAATTAGATTTCGCTTGAAAAACAGGAGTCGCTTTTCCTAAATCATGAACCGCCGATAAAAAAACAAAAAGCTTTTCTGCCTCAGATTTATCTGCAATACCATCATTTATAACTTCTATTACACCCTCTGGAATCCATAGATTCCATATTTTTTTTGCCATCATGGCTGCATCTTTCATATGATATACTAATGGAAGCCACATCAATTCTTGATCTTTACTTTTTTTTGCCCACAAGCTTCTAGCCATCTCAGATATCAAGTTCCCCCCCCTTGAAGTCAAACTTAACTTTTGTATCATCGCACTTATTTATATTATATAAGTGTATTTTACCATATTTAATAGCTAAATCTCTATTTTTGGAAAATAAATTTCTAATTTAAGTTTCTGTTGTTAATTTTCATCAACGTCCAGAAAAGTTGTGACTAAACTCCTGATTGTGGTGATATGCTTTCCTCGTAGTAGCCCTCGATATGTTAAGATGGTTGTCATGAGCTTTGAAAAAGACTCGACAGGGACACTTCTCAAATCTAATGTCAGTTTTGACGGTTGGTTGGGAAGTGTCCCTTTTTACCCTTACCCTTATTTGCACTTCACTTTCTTTTAAAAGGGTCCCCATTAGTTCTTCAAAGAATATCTTATCCCTGTACTCGTTGAAAATCTTATCTTTATTTATTCCTCTCATCATACTTGTGGGGCTAGCTTTTCTAACTAATCTTGGCATCTTATTCACCTCAAGTGGAAATCAACATATTAAAATTTAGAAAGCAACAGGAACCGTCCCTGTTGCTTTCTCTCTTATTCTGCTTTACTGGCTAGTTCCAATAATTTTGCCGGCATCCGATTTCTAAGCTCCCAAATAATATTAATTGGAGCTGATCCTTCATGCCGTACATAATCGGCAAATCCTAAACAAGTATATAAGCATGTATAGTCCTTTTGCTTCTTATAACTTCTAGCAAACATCAAGACTTTTCGCCCACTTTTCTTCTGAGAAATATAACGCTGACCAGTAGTCGATTCAACCGTAGTTCTACTTTGGCTTTGCCAGTGAAATAATTTTTCATTAATAGCATAGTCATCATATAAAGTAGTTTCACTATAGTCAGACTCACTCTTGTTTAAAGTTACAAATAATACATCCATTTCTTTTTCGTTAATGTAGAGAACGCCTTCTCTTAATGGATACAGTCTTTCATAATTGTGTTTTTCAAGAGCTGAGAGGACCATATTTATTGTATAAACACCGTGAAGCTCAAGTGCTCCATTAAGCTCGGCTATGGGCGTCGTTACTTGATCTTGATGATCATAAGTGAATTGTATAACCGACATAAGCTCATCAAAATAACACTGTTTCCCAAACAGCATGTCTAAAACTTCATTAAATTCCTTTCCAAGCATATTTATACCTTCGTTCATAAATGTGTAATAGAGCATATCCAAATATAAACTGGACAAATGAGACGTTCTGATAGTACTTAAATCAAATCTCTCCGCATAAATATCGGGCAGGTTATCCAATAACCATTTCAACCAATGCACAGCCTTGACTTGAGAAAGCCTCGCATAACCGTTGCTTAGCATTTTATCATGTTCCCTGCTTGAACCGGGCATATTGGAAAGTCCAGATAGTGTAGCTTTTTTCGAATCGATTCTATACAACTCAAGTGGACTGACGTTCCAGTGAATGAAAAAATCCAAGAAATTATTTTTGGAATCTTTCCCCTGCCAGTCTCTTATCTTGCGAAGTACCTGCCTTTTGTTGTTGACCGCATTTGAAATATGATTCAAAACTGTTTTTTGTGCAACCTTCTCCAGATATATAGCGCATCCTTTGGGCACATGGACAAATCCTGATTTAATTTCTTGACTGACAGATCCTTTTGTCTGTTTCATTAAAGCTCTAAAGCGTTCTTCAAAATTATACTCAGCCCTTTGTTGCCCTACAAAATCAATTACTGTGAGAGCTTCTTTGTCTTCTGATAATCGAAGTCCCCTTCCTAATTGTTGTAAAAAAACTGTAAGGCTTTCCGTCGGTCTTAAAAACAAAACGGTATTCACTTCCGGTATGTCTACTCCTTCATTGTATAGGTCTACTACAAACACAAAGTGAATCTCTTTGGATACAAGTCTCTGTTTTGTGCTTTCTCTTATTTTCAAATCGGAATCTGATGTTAAAAAATCTGAAGGAATCCCTGAATCATTAAAAAAGTTAGCCATAAACTCAGCATGTTTTTTTGTGACACAAAATCCGATACCTATAATTTCTGCCCAATCTAAGGCGTAATTTCCTATTGCCATTTTTATTTGTTCTGCGCGGATTTTGGCACTTCGTTCGCTTAAGACTATTAGGTTTTCTAAATCCTCCATATTATACTTTCCTGCTTGCCATCTCACATGTCGAAAGTCTATGCTGTCAGTTACACCAAAATAATGAAATGGACTTAATAGTTTTCTTTCGATAGCTTCGGTCAACCTCAGCTGAATTGCATCCGGACTATCAAAGTAGTCAAAGATACTCTGACCATCTGTTCTCTCAGGTGTTGCAGTCAAACCCAAGAGTATCTTAGGCTTAAAGTGCCTCAGCAGATCTTGGTAGGATGGTGCTGCCGCATGGTGAAATTCATCTACTATGATAAAGTCATAATAATCCTCTGGTAATGTTTCAATAAACTTTGTCGAATTAACAGACTGGATTGATACAAAAACGTGCTCTATGCTTTCAGGTCTTATTCCATCAACCAGTAAACCGCCAAAATTAGGCTGCTTTAATATATTTCTGAAGCACTGCAAGCTCTGAGATAATATTTCTTTTCTGTGGGCTACAAATAGCAACCTGGCTCTTTGATTTTCTTTATTAAAACGTTTGTAATCAAATGCTGAAATCACGGTTTTGCCTGTACCAGTGGCAGAAATTACTAGGTTTCTGAAATTGCCGTGCACCTGTCGCTCGGCTTCTAGCTTATCTAGAATTTCCTGTTGGTAATGATGTGGTGATATATCAAAATAGTGAACATCCATTGCAGAATTACCATTTGATTCGATTCCTTTTCCCTTTAACAGTGCGGTTTTTAGTCTGTTTTCGTCTGTTTCGCGGTTAAAGATCATAAATTCAGGGCTATTCCAATACGTCTCAAATGTTGCCTCAATTTTTTGCATAGCAGGTTTAGAGTCATATTCTGAAAGTTTTACGTTCCACTCTAGACCACTAGTCATGGCACTTTCAGATAAATTTGATGATCCAATATATGCCGTGCTAAATCCTGTATTTCTCCAAAAAACATATGTTTTTGCATGAAGTCGAGTTCTTTCAGTATCGTAAGAGATCTTTATTTCAGTATTGCAAAGCTTAGACAACCAATCAACCGCTTTATAGTCTGTAGCTCCTATATATGAAGTTGTTATCACCCTTAGTTTTCCACCTTGTTCCGTAAATTCCTTAAGTTCATCCATAACCAATCTCAACCCTGTCCACTTTACAAAAGATATCAACCAGTCAATGCGCTCGCAACTAACTATTTCCTTGCGGATTTCTGATTCCATTCTTGGTTCATGAGCAGCACCTGTAAATAAACTCTGAGTTGCCACACTTGTGGAAGGTCTTACTAACTCCATTTTTGATTTATTAACTAGATGCTCAGCTTTCCTTTCAGCAATAGCCAAAAGCATCTCACCCTCTTTTTGGATCCAATAATTATCTAGCCGCTTAATTAAATCCACATCAGGACTTTTCTGTTGAGACAAAAAATTCGCCATATAACGAATCAACTCATTAGCCAAGCTTAACCTGTCTTCAATTTTATGGTTTTTGTGATCAAGAGCTGTAAATACTTCTCTAAGAATTTTTGCCAAGTAATTAGCTAGCATATCCTGGGATGTTACCGCATTTATATAGCTTTTATCGATATAAAATTTAGGATTATGAGCTAGTTTTTCCAGCTCTTGATGGATATATCCATTTATAACTTGCTCATAGATTCCTATGGGTAGATTTGTTTTCAATGCAATTCACCTGCTTTATGCGTCATCTTGTTCTCAAAATGCGTTTTTTCAACTTTATCCTTATTATCCCATCTTCAGTCTCTAATTACAACACGTTATTTACATCATTAAACTTTTTCTTGAATCTATACGATAAATATGTAATTACCTTTAAAGTAACATCCGTTCTTCATAGCCTCCTAAAATTCAATAAAAAAAGTGTCTTAGAGGTGGCATGAAAATTCCTAACCTCTAAAACACCTTAAAACTCTTAATCCTTGATTTGCCTACGTTTTCATTACTCCCACTCGATAGTGCTTGGCGGCTTGCTCGTTACGTCATAAACTATACGGTTAACGTGGCTTACCTCGTTAACTATCCTGGTAGAAATTCTCTCCAATACGTCATGTGGAATTCTTGCCCAGTCGCTGGTCATTCCGTCGGTGCTTGTTACAGCCCTTAGTCCGATGGTGTAGTCGTAGGTTCTCTCATCGCCCATGACCCCAACGCTTCTATTGCCGGGAAGCACTGCAAAGTACTGCCAGATCTCTTGATCTAGGCCTGATTTTTTGATCTCGTCTCTAAATACGAAGTCTGCTTCCTTTAAGATATCGAGCTTTTCCTGGGTTATCTCTCCCATTATCCTTATTGCAAGGCCCGGTCCCGGGAAAGGCTGTCTCCATACAAGGTCTTTAGGTATGCCTATCTCTTCTCCTACGGCTCTAACTTCGTCTTTAAACAGGTCTCTAAGAGGCTCTATAAGCTCAAAGCCAAGGTCTTCAGGCAGTCCTCCAACGTTGTGGTGGCTTTTTATTACAGCCGCGTCTTTAGTTCCGCTTTCTATTACATCGGGATAAATTGTTCCCTGGAGAAGATAGTCTATTCCTTCAAGCTTCTGGGCTTCCTCTTCAAATACCCTGATGAACTCTTCTCCGATAATCTTTCTCTTCGTCTCAGGATCTGATACACCTTTAAGCTTATTTAAAAATCTTTCCTGGGCATTTACCCTGATGAAGTTCATGTGGAAACGCTCTTTAAATATCTTTTCCACCTGGTCTCCTTCGTCTTTTCTGAGAAGACCGTGGTCTACAAAGATGCAGTGAAGATTGTCCCCTATGGCTTTGTGTACGAGTACGGATGCAACGGAAGAGTCTACCCCGCCGCTTAACGCGCACAGTACTTTTTTGTCTCCAACAAGTTCCTTAACCTTTTGAATCTCTTCCTGGGCGAAGTTTGCCATTGTCCACTCACCGGAGCAGCCGCAGATGTCATATAAGAAGTTAGATAAAATCTGTCTTCCAAATTGGGTATGCTCTACTTCCGGGTGGAACTGAACTGCATATAGACGCTTTTCTTCGTTTTCCATAGCCGCTACAGGACAGGTTTCCGTCTTTGCAGTAACTGCAAAGCCCTGTGGGACATCCTTAATGTAGTCTGTGTGGCTCATCCAGCAGATGGAGCTTTCCCCAACACCCTTAAGAATCTTGCTTTCTTTAAGGATATGAAGCTCTTTTTTCCCGTATTCTCTGATATCCGGTCTTGCTACGAATCCGCCAAGTATGTTTGCCATAAGCTGAGCTCCATAGCATATGCCAAGCACGGGTATTCCCAATTCAAATATCTCTTTGTCGCAAGCAGGAGCCTTGTCAGCATATACGCTTGAAGGACCCCCTGTAAATATTATGCCCTTGGGGTTTTTCTTTTTTATCTTTTCAATGGATGTGTCGTAAGGCAGGATCTCGCAGAAAACCTTCTCTTCTCTGACCCTTCTTGCAATCAATTGATTGTATTGCCCTCCGAAATCCAGCACTATTACCAGTTCGTGATTTTCCATTTTTCCTCCCGCATCAATAATTGGCGCTGCTGTAGTTAGAAGGCTCTTTTACTATGGAGACATCGTGAGGATGGCTTTCCTTCAAACCTGCGCTTGTTATTTTTATAAACTCTGTATTTTCCTTAAGCTCATTGATGTTTTTGACTCCGCAGTATCCCATGCCGGCTCTTAATCCGCCGATCATCTGGAATATGCTGTCCGCCAAAGGCCCTTTGTAAGGCACTTTGCCCTCCACGCCTTCAGGAACCAGCTTTCTTTGGCCTTCCTGGAAGTACCTGTCCGAGCTGCCTTGCTTCATGGCAGCCTCCGAGCCCATGCCTCTGTACGCTTTAAAGCTTCTTCCCTGGTAGATCATCATCTCTCCGGGGCTTTCCTCGGTTCCGGCAAAAAGTCCGCCTATCATCACACAGTCGGCTCCTGCGGCTATGGCTTTTACCACATCCCCTGAGAACTTGATTCCTCCGTCTGCAATAACCGGCACTCCGTATTCCTTAGCAACTTCGGCACAGTCCATAATAGCTGTAATCTGGGGAACTCCGATACCTGCTATTACTCTCGTGGTGCATATAGATCCCGGTCCGATGCCCACTTTTATTGCGTCGACTCCCGCTTCTATCAAGTCTCTTGCTGCAGAAGCGGTTGCGATGTTTCCTGCGATAAGCTGGGTATCCGGGAATTTGGTTTTAATCGTTCTTACCATCTCCACCACGCCCACTGAGTGTCCGTGAGCAGTATCCAGCACGATGACGTCTGCATTTGCCTCTATAAGGGCCTTTGCTCTTTCAAGGCTATCCTTGCTGACTCCTACCGCTGCACCTACAATCAGCCTGCCGTTGCTGTCCTTTGCAGAGTTAGGATACTTGATTGCCTTTTCGATGTCCTTAATTGTTATCAAGCCTTTTAAGTAGAAGTTGTCATCTACTATAGGAAGCTTCTCGATTTTATGACGCTTCAAGATTTTTTCAGCTTCCTCAAGGGTAGTTCCCTCAGGGGCTACAACAAGGTCTTCTTTTGTCATTGCGTCTTTTATTTTCTTTAAAGGGTCATTTTCAAATCTAAGGTCCCTGTTGGTTATGATTCCAACAAGCTTACCTTCTTCTGTTATAGGCACGCCGGAAATATGGTATCTTTCCATTAGCTCAAGAGCGTCTCCTATTATATGTTCCGGACTTAAAAAGAAAGGATCTACGATTACGCCGTGTTCGCTTCTTTTAACCTTGTCAACTTCCATTGCCTGGTCTTTGATATCCATGTTCTTGTGGATTATTCCAATTCCACCCTGTCTTGCAATTGCTATTGCAAGCTTAGCTTCAGTAACAGTATCCATGCCTGCACTGGCTATTGGAATGTTAAGCTTGATTTTTTTTGTCAAAACTGTGCCTATTTCCACCTGATGAGGCAGAATTTCGGATTTTGAAGGCACTAAAAGCACGTCGTCGAAGGTCAACCCTTCTCTAATCATTTTACTCATTTTTTCCCTCCTATTTTAATTAAATGTGCGTACGCACGTTATGCAGCGTTTTGAAAAGCAATGCTTGCTTTTATGAAAACAGTCATTTTGATTGCAAAAAAGACAAATAGCTCTTTCTACTTGTCTTAAGATATTGTGAAATACCCTAGCTTATAGTCGAAAAATTTACGGTTTTTCGGTAGAGACTTCCAGGCCATATCCCTGATTTTATATAAGATAGCTGCGATTGGTTTATGATATTTTTATAAGTATAGTATTGTTCAATTTATTTGTCAATAAGAATCAATATAAATGAATATTCTGAAAATTCCCTATGAACAAAGGACCTTCCATATATGTGAAGGTCCTGGAAATTATATCTGAAGTTTTAAATCACCATCTTTGAT
This genomic interval carries:
- the casB gene encoding type I-E CRISPR-associated protein Cse2/CasB, with translation MYGEAKKASEFVRQKINYLKANNNDSLTKATLAKLRRGIGKIPGSQPELWDVTLNGLPVSLSSISEEPSIGEWSVHTALCLYALHQQGKDIKNQCMHKTDKTLGLAVKQLIDKDKNNEVSVMRRFHIVASSDTRERFIWQLRSLVQLMKNKDIPLDYARLARDIYLFQIPDFRDGVRLQWGQDLYRMQIEGEFK
- the casA gene encoding type I-E CRISPR-associated protein Cse1/CasA, with protein sequence MKEKEFNLLNEPWIAVIKHNGQKEEVSLVTVFERAHEWKRLAGEMDSQDIAVLRLLLAILHAVFSRYDLSGKFEPIKSPSEALWRWKSLWDKRTLDVPIINEYLNMYSDRFWLFHPEAPFYQVPNLENATEYTAAKLNGILSESNNKLRLFPQRSGDEKTALSYPEAARWLLYINSFDDTSAKPKEKGLPSPGAGWLGKLGLIIAVGDNLFETLLLNMIFLKDGLNELWGKESPIWENPVRTGERVEISIPDNPSELLTIQSRRLLLKRLDEKIIGFSLLGGEFFQKENAFAEQMTVWKNTAKKESDSPVYQPKRHDPARQIWRDFSTIAVQRQGKQRPGVVSWIARLKAENIIPLSLFRFQTVSLKYADKDFFVEDLSSDMIAFSSDLLTYLGNEWLSRIVDEIEITDRLVQQVGILAQNVAKAKGDINVRNCRDFAKQQGYYRLDLPFRKWLSKIDPINDEMNDVCNEWWEEERRIIRRLGNELVEQAGVKAFIGRIVIENGKENRYAAPKAFNRFLYNTASQEVLKLKGDKY
- the cas3 gene encoding CRISPR-associated helicase Cas3' — protein: MISEMARSLWAKKSKDQELMWLPLVYHMKDAAMMAKKIWNLWIPEGVIEVINDGIADKSEAEKLFVFLSAVHDLGKATPVFQAKSNLLHSELESFIFNQIYDSGLPIKPSAYFKRAIKTPHALATYKLLEQFGCNTSISSVAGSHHGKPPENEILINSGVGIYAENFHLGKEGYRQWTNVQQELIEYSLELAGFSSIKELPSPQMSAQVLLSGLIIMVDWIVSNEKYFPLIRIDELDDYNARSRIEYAWDTLLLTDPWRVGSKWIQTDFFQQRFDFMPNELQATVLNESKKIESPGIMIIEAPMGVGKTEAALVAAEIFASKSKRKGVFFALPTQSTSDGIFPRILKWVEKLDCDDFQSLRLMHGKAEFNELYQKIRENENDSSSVFVHEWYEGRKKNMLDDFAVGTIDQLLLAALKQKHVMLRHLGLANKVVIIDECHAYDAYMCQYLSRALNWLGAYRVPVIVLSATLTTDKRREVIDAYLNKASYKKNQSDPLNRGNIKDSSLPEWSTSFNYPIITYTEGNNVSQIDVGIDQKSKTVQVDYLSDNDLFKKLNDLISDGGCAGIIVNTVSRAQKIAKLLSEKFDDNIVKLYHSRFLAPDRAEKERLIISELGKPSKEKVRPYKRIIVGTQVLEQSLDIDFDVLITDISPMDLILQRIGRLHRHSRERPEKLKVARCFLTGIIDGKFEEGTEKVYGEYLLLRTRDCIPSKILLPDDISQLVQKTYAKEGSFLEKSNYTKAFSDYKKRIQDKIQRANSYRIDRPWVDGDMKSWLQTYVGEKSGEAAVRDGDESIEVLVVQKDSSGRIRYLPWIENGRELPKYEVLDKYSAQVLARCRIRLPSVLCAPWNIDKTIEELELLAQNEFLEWLYSPWLSGELFLVLDSRLVAKIGEYFLFYSQTYGLYYEKEERLNEGKRI
- a CDS encoding DEAD/DEAH box helicase; translated protein: MKTNLPIGIYEQVINGYIHQELEKLAHNPKFYIDKSYINAVTSQDMLANYLAKILREVFTALDHKNHKIEDRLSLANELIRYMANFLSQQKSPDVDLIKRLDNYWIQKEGEMLLAIAERKAEHLVNKSKMELVRPSTSVATQSLFTGAAHEPRMESEIRKEIVSCERIDWLISFVKWTGLRLVMDELKEFTEQGGKLRVITTSYIGATDYKAVDWLSKLCNTEIKISYDTERTRLHAKTYVFWRNTGFSTAYIGSSNLSESAMTSGLEWNVKLSEYDSKPAMQKIEATFETYWNSPEFMIFNRETDENRLKTALLKGKGIESNGNSAMDVHYFDISPHHYQQEILDKLEAERQVHGNFRNLVISATGTGKTVISAFDYKRFNKENQRARLLFVAHRKEILSQSLQCFRNILKQPNFGGLLVDGIRPESIEHVFVSIQSVNSTKFIETLPEDYYDFIIVDEFHHAAAPSYQDLLRHFKPKILLGLTATPERTDGQSIFDYFDSPDAIQLRLTEAIERKLLSPFHYFGVTDSIDFRHVRWQAGKYNMEDLENLIVLSERSAKIRAEQIKMAIGNYALDWAEIIGIGFCVTKKHAEFMANFFNDSGIPSDFLTSDSDLKIRESTKQRLVSKEIHFVFVVDLYNEGVDIPEVNTVLFLRPTESLTVFLQQLGRGLRLSEDKEALTVIDFVGQQRAEYNFEERFRALMKQTKGSVSQEIKSGFVHVPKGCAIYLEKVAQKTVLNHISNAVNNKRQVLRKIRDWQGKDSKNNFLDFFIHWNVSPLELYRIDSKKATLSGLSNMPGSSREHDKMLSNGYARLSQVKAVHWLKWLLDNLPDIYAERFDLSTIRTSHLSSLYLDMLYYTFMNEGINMLGKEFNEVLDMLFGKQCYFDELMSVIQFTYDHQDQVTTPIAELNGALELHGVYTINMVLSALEKHNYERLYPLREGVLYINEKEMDVLFVTLNKSESDYSETTLYDDYAINEKLFHWQSQSRTTVESTTGQRYISQKKSGRKVLMFARSYKKQKDYTCLYTCLGFADYVRHEGSAPINIIWELRNRMPAKLLELASKAE